The Oncorhynchus mykiss isolate Arlee chromosome 20, USDA_OmykA_1.1, whole genome shotgun sequence genome includes a region encoding these proteins:
- the LOC110499578 gene encoding gamma-crystallin M2-like has product MSNTRMNIGKIVFYEDKNFQGRSYECSSDCTDMSSNLSRCHSCRVENGCFMVYDRNNYMGNQYFMRRGDYPDYMRNFGMSDCIKSCHMIPMHRGNYKMRIYERENFGGQMHEMMDDCDSIMGRYRMSDCQSCNVMDGHWLMYEQNHFRGRMMYMRPGECKNFSSGIGMGGMRGMRFMSMRRIMDSWY; this is encoded by the exons ATGTCCAACACCAGAATGAACATAGGCAAG ATCGTCTTCTATGAGGACAAGAACTTCCAGGGTCGTTCCTATGAGTGCAGCAGCGACTGCACTGACATGAGCTCCAACCTGAGCAGGTGCCACTCCTGCAGGGTTGAGAATGGCTGCTTCATGGTCTACGACCGCAACAACTACATGGGAAACCAGTACTTCATGAGGAGGGGCGACTACCCTGACTACATGCGCAACTTTGGAATGAGTGATTGCATCAAGTCCTGTCACATGATCCCCATG CACAGAGGAAATTACAAGATGAGAATCTACGAGAGAGAGAACTTCGGAGGTCAGATGCACGAGATGATGGACGACTGTGACTCCATCATGGGTCGTTACCGCATGTCCGACTGCCAGTCCTGCAACGTGATGGACGGCCACTGGCTGATGTACGAGCAGAACCACTTCAGAGGCAGGATGATGTACATGAGGCCTGGAGAGTGCAAGAACTTCAGCAGCGGCATAGGAATGGGAGGCATGAGAGGTATGAGGTTCATGAGCATGAGGCGTATCATGGACTCCTGGTACTAA